The following coding sequences lie in one Sesamum indicum cultivar Zhongzhi No. 13 linkage group LG9, S_indicum_v1.0, whole genome shotgun sequence genomic window:
- the LOC105170403 gene encoding epsin-3-like — MSILGSMSSDSGSTNAPIFHEFKKQASFFFKEKIKTARLALTDVTPVQLLAEEATNGTPGGPDSRTLKIISRAAFEVDDYWRIVDILHKRLIRFDRRNWRESYRALIVLEHMLTHGPERVAEEFQSDRDVIIEMESFQHVDEKGFNWGLIVRNKCERILKLLEKGPDLKEERDRARKVSRGIQGFGSFCHRDSSAGHDVLPKSSQKAFGRCNSEFNQKIKYLSPDSSSTGVDSRENLAPNEESGSFTGESKPLLEQQKDEARINMSMGDHQHHHNPFDDVENHPFDDADNLIAVSLLSSADERQAVEN; from the exons ATGTCAATCCTGGGGAGTATGAGTAGTGACAGTGGCAGTACGAATGCACCTATTTTCCATGAATTCAAGAAACAggcttctttcttcttcaaggAGAAGATCAAAACTGCTAGACTCGCCTTGACCGATGTCACGCCAGTGCAGCT ACTGGCGGAAGAAGCCACAAACGGGACTCCAGGAGGGCCGGATTCCAGGACCCTGAAGATCATATCGAGGGCGGCTTTCGAAGTGGATGACTATTGGAGGATTGTGGATATTCTCCATAAAAg ATTAATAAGATTTGACAGGAGAAATTGGAGGGAATCATACAGGGCTCTGATTGTGCTGGAACACATGTTGACTCATGGGCCTGAGAGAGTTGCAGAGGAGTTTCAGAGCGACAGAGATGTTATTATAGAAATGGAAAGTTTCCAGCACGTGGATGAGAAAGG ATTCAACTGGGGATTGATTGTGAGGAATAAATGTGAAAGAATATTGAAGCTGCTGGAGAAAGGCCCTGATCTGAAAGAAGAAAGGGACAGGGCCCGGAAAGTTTCAAGAGGGATTCAAGGATTTGGCAGCTTCTGCCACAGGGATTCATCCGCTGGGCATGATGTATTGCCAAAATCATCCCAGAAAGCATTTGGGAGATGCAATTCAGAATTCAACCAGAAAATCAAGTATCTAAGCCCAGACAGTTCCAGTACTGGTGTCGATTCCAGAGAAAATTTGGCTCCAAATGAAGAAAGCGGGAGCTTCACTGGGGAATCGAAGCCGCTGTTGGAACAGCAGAAAGATGAGGCCAGGATAAATATGTCAATGGGTGATCATCAACATCATCATAATCCCTTCGATGATGTTGAGAATCATCCCTTCGATGATGCTGACAATCTGATAGCTGTGTCGCTACTTTCATCTGCAGACGAGAGGCAGGCTGTTGAGAACTAA